The following are encoded in a window of Vigna unguiculata cultivar IT97K-499-35 chromosome 8, ASM411807v1, whole genome shotgun sequence genomic DNA:
- the LOC114195266 gene encoding uncharacterized protein LOC114195266, whose translation MFFSSLSSCFRSSQPTTLHDATLSTILTTFIYHTQNGSISLTWSRSMLGRSLHVHLHDHSSFHLHLKPWNKTGSKKLSHNTLFLWNLTKARFGSGPEPLSRFYLALLVDHTNLTLLVGDLTPKTRPHRPNTNAQQVLLLKRDHVHVASHRSRVYQTKSILGGKVREIQIDCDACSSEEEGLRLVFCVDEEKVLEVTRLKWKFRGSERVEVDGAHVQISWDVHDWLFEKDKDHGCSNYSSDVSGNSDGGNGKNEGHAVFMFKFENDEVGGGSGKEVDVGWSSGEWKNGKSWSSSSLSVSSSVGSFGGSSSVMEWSSVEENELVVPFGFSLVVYAWRK comes from the coding sequence ATGTTCTTCTCTTCCCTCTCTTCCTGCTTCCGCTCTTCCCAACCCACCACCCTCCACGACGCCACGCTCTCCACCATCCTCACCACCTTCATCTACCACACCCAAAACGGCTCCATTTCGCTCACATGGTCACGCTCCATGTTGGGTCGTTCCCTTCACGTCCACCTCCACGACCACTCCTCCTTCCACCTCCACCTCAAGCCCTGGAACAAAACCGGTTCCAAGAAACTCTCCCACAACACGCTCTTCCTCTGGAACCTAACCAAAGCCAGGTTCGGCTCCGGACCCGAACCTCTCTCCCGATTCTACCTCGCCCTCCTCGTTGACCACACCAACCTCACCCTCCTCGTCGGAGACCTCACCCCAAAAACCAGACCCCACAGACCTAACACCAACGCACAACAAGTTCTCCTTCTGAAACGGGACCACGTCCACGTGGCGTCACACCGCAGCAGGGTGTACCAGACAAAGAGCATACTCGGAGGTAAGGTTAGGGAAATCCAAATAGACTGCGACGCTTGCAGTAGCGAGGAGGAGGGTCTGAGGTTGGTTTTCTGTGTGGATGAGGAGAAGGTTCTGGAAGTGACGCGGTTGAAGTGGAAGTTCAGAGGGAGCGAGCGTGTGGAGGTGGATGGTGCCCACGTGCAGATCTCGTGGGACGTGCATGATTGGCTTTTCGAAAAGGATAAGGATCACGGTTGTAGTAATTACAGCAGTGATGTGAGTGGCAACAGTGATGGTGGTAATGGTAAAAACGAGGGACATGCGGTTTTCATGTTTAAGTTTGAGAACGACGAGGTAGGAGGTGGGAGTGGGAAGGAGGTGGATGTCGGGTGGTCGAGTGGGGAGTGGAAGAATGGAAAGAGTTGGTCGTCTTCTTCGCTGTCGGTTTCTTCTTCTGTTGGGTCTTTTGGTGGGAGTTCCTCTGTCATGGAATGGTCCAGCGTGGAGGAGAATGAATTGGTGGTTCCTTTTGGTTTTTCTTTGGTGGTTTATGCTTGGAGAAAGTAA